One segment of Pseudoalteromonas rubra DNA contains the following:
- a CDS encoding nuclear transport factor 2 family protein — translation MLKTLSAALLLLVSTVTLAAGKDAPKIQFDQLKKPNWSEQELSNARLVTDFVQNLMNDHNFDYVLAHYNDSAYVQHNRNLPDKIPGLVGFLQEFVESYPDYSYDVKHIYTDGDFVIFHSHATLDKDHRGNDQKGMNIIDTWRIEDGRIVEHWDSIQALDLSMRIYSLFSGGDIKNDNGVF, via the coding sequence ATGTTGAAAACCCTAAGCGCAGCATTACTTTTACTGGTCAGCACCGTCACTTTGGCCGCAGGCAAAGACGCCCCTAAAATCCAGTTTGATCAGTTAAAAAAACCAAACTGGAGCGAGCAGGAATTAAGCAATGCTCGCCTGGTCACCGACTTTGTACAAAACCTGATGAACGACCATAACTTTGATTATGTACTGGCACACTACAACGACAGCGCCTACGTGCAGCACAACCGCAACTTGCCGGATAAAATCCCGGGTCTGGTTGGCTTCTTACAGGAATTTGTTGAGAGCTACCCGGACTACAGCTACGACGTAAAACACATCTACACAGACGGCGACTTCGTAATTTTTCACTCTCACGCCACACTAGATAAAGATCACCGTGGCAATGACCAGAAAGGCATGAACATCATCGACACCTGGCGCATCGAAGACGGCCGCATTGTAGAACACTGGGACTCAATCCAGGCCCTGGATCTGTCAATGCGCATTTACTCACTTTTCAGCGGTGGCGACATTAAAAATGACAATGGCGTGTTTTGA
- a CDS encoding AAA family ATPase yields the protein MSTKFSGQDILLLAIEDGLKGDAQSFELRIRKFASKVKEDYPLFAQKIGSSLSEFGILRSVSSKENLLPSPVEPDTRQQLLIEKFPVTLQREPNWSENIQRKVERFLRERLKVEELLNEQLLPSRSLLMSGPPGTGKTLTANWVARELGLPLLTLDLATVMSSYLGKTGNNIKAVLNYASSFPCVLLLDEFDAIAKKRDDETDVGELKRLVTVLLQSIDDWPLSSVLIAATNHGELLDPAIWRRFDSVVEFDFPDSEQVKNYVISWDISEVVAEWLSAGIDNTSIAIIEKKLLEAKKDAILEGSSIVLSLKEALALPGLPNDPDIRREVAYELHLKGWAKIKIAEEIGVTRQRVSSLIKEQAVLNQRELQGKLNYG from the coding sequence ATGAGCACTAAATTTTCTGGACAAGATATTTTATTACTAGCAATTGAAGACGGTTTAAAGGGAGATGCTCAAAGTTTTGAGCTAAGAATTAGGAAGTTTGCGAGTAAAGTCAAAGAGGATTACCCATTGTTTGCTCAAAAAATAGGGAGCAGCTTATCCGAGTTTGGCATTCTTCGCTCCGTTTCCTCTAAAGAAAACTTATTACCTTCACCTGTTGAACCGGATACGAGACAGCAGCTATTAATTGAGAAGTTTCCAGTTACGTTACAACGAGAGCCTAATTGGTCTGAAAACATACAGAGGAAAGTCGAAAGGTTCCTCCGTGAGAGGCTTAAAGTTGAAGAGTTGTTGAACGAACAGCTATTGCCATCACGTTCTTTACTTATGTCTGGTCCACCAGGAACAGGTAAAACGCTAACTGCGAATTGGGTTGCAAGAGAGCTGGGCTTGCCTCTTTTGACATTAGATCTGGCGACAGTCATGAGCAGCTATTTAGGAAAAACAGGGAACAATATCAAGGCAGTTTTAAATTATGCGAGTTCTTTCCCTTGCGTGTTGCTACTTGATGAGTTCGATGCAATTGCAAAAAAGAGAGACGATGAAACAGATGTGGGAGAACTTAAGAGGCTAGTTACTGTACTTTTACAATCAATTGATGACTGGCCTTTATCTTCAGTTTTGATAGCGGCAACAAATCATGGCGAATTATTGGACCCTGCAATATGGCGACGCTTCGATAGTGTTGTTGAGTTCGATTTTCCAGATAGTGAACAGGTCAAAAACTATGTTATCTCATGGGATATCAGCGAAGTTGTTGCAGAGTGGCTCTCTGCTGGGATTGATAATACTTCTATAGCAATAATAGAAAAAAAGCTTTTAGAAGCAAAGAAGGATGCGATTTTAGAAGGTAGTTCGATAGTTCTTTCTCTGAAAGAGGCTCTAGCATTACCTGGTTTGCCTAATGACCCTGATATTAGGCGAGAAGTTGCATATGAGCTGCACTTAAAGGGGTGGGCTAAAATCAAAATAGCTGAAGAGATTGGAGTTACTAGACAAAGAGTTTCTTCATTAATTAAAGAACAAGCAGTACTTAATCAACGGGAATTGCAAGGAAAACTGAATTATGGCTAG
- a CDS encoding S8 family peptidase has product MARNFLLGYGEALTSKLERPNSGPVEKFFYDYKENKDFLLPKLYELEKEFERLPEKALADGKIVGKLIIHPTHLAKSYYPTSLLSKFSVLDIGSKEVKVKPRRVGTKKKKDLYSTNCLYISVSRESLSRLIAAIESDSLNSTHTKDFCRLEDINLFAGRDKIIGNVEDDVSKFEFAFHTPNLESAKVLTQFSEFSQESGCKVDHQKGVSVGGLSFLSVTCNKPTLDKLSEYSYLRSIRKMPQIGLLNPVSLKGKEATREIKLPIKKAESNDIKVAIFDGGIGGNTLSQWVQEYSFSDYQPLQEHIAHGSEVTSILLFGSVEPDQTELPVPYTNIDHYRVIDPSTDSCDIDSLDVLRRIVDVLSNKHYDFVNLSIGPRNPIDDDEVHSWTSALEPYLETGKTLMSVAVGNDGNLRNEMARIQSPADMVNAISVGSTSSDNDDFWNLADYSSIGPGRSPGLVKPDVVAFGGSNSEPMDIYSPLTNCVYPNMGTSYAAPSVLRQAIAIKASIEKDISPLVSKALLIHRADVNNHKWQHVGWGKIRSNIDDILYTQDNEATIIYERELLSSNYIKALVPLPEAGDIKGKVYIKATLCYATKTDPQHPYNYTRSGVGVIFRPVGGVKDTIPFFSESTLHPKNEQDLRKDGHKWENTLSNEVSFELEELQNPSFEINHQEREQGAPSKGHSLPFVLIITVRAENTPQLYDHIVRKYQVLKPLRTRTQVSIPLR; this is encoded by the coding sequence ATGGCTAGAAATTTTTTATTGGGTTATGGTGAGGCGTTAACATCAAAATTGGAACGGCCAAACTCTGGCCCAGTAGAAAAGTTTTTTTATGACTATAAAGAAAACAAAGATTTCTTGTTGCCTAAGCTATATGAACTTGAAAAAGAGTTTGAACGGCTACCAGAAAAGGCACTAGCCGATGGTAAAATAGTGGGTAAGTTGATTATTCATCCTACTCACTTAGCTAAGAGCTACTATCCGACTAGTTTGTTATCAAAATTTTCGGTGCTGGATATAGGCAGTAAAGAGGTTAAGGTTAAACCTCGCAGAGTAGGTACTAAGAAAAAAAAGGATTTGTATTCAACAAATTGCCTATACATTTCAGTGTCAAGGGAATCATTGTCAAGATTGATAGCAGCAATTGAGAGTGATTCTTTAAATTCGACTCATACGAAAGATTTTTGTAGGTTGGAGGATATTAATCTTTTTGCAGGGCGAGACAAAATAATAGGCAACGTAGAGGATGATGTGTCAAAGTTCGAATTTGCTTTTCATACTCCTAACCTCGAAAGCGCTAAAGTTCTTACTCAGTTTTCTGAGTTTTCCCAAGAAAGTGGCTGTAAAGTCGACCATCAGAAAGGGGTTTCTGTTGGGGGGTTATCATTTTTATCCGTAACCTGTAATAAACCAACCCTAGACAAATTGTCAGAATATTCTTATCTCAGATCAATTAGGAAAATGCCACAGATAGGCCTTTTAAACCCGGTATCACTCAAAGGAAAGGAAGCAACTCGGGAAATTAAGTTGCCAATAAAAAAAGCTGAGAGCAACGACATCAAAGTAGCTATATTTGATGGAGGAATTGGAGGCAACACTCTATCTCAATGGGTTCAAGAGTACTCTTTTTCAGATTATCAGCCTCTTCAAGAGCATATTGCTCATGGCTCTGAAGTGACATCAATACTTCTATTTGGCTCCGTTGAGCCAGATCAAACAGAGCTCCCCGTGCCATATACAAACATAGACCATTATCGTGTTATCGACCCATCGACTGACAGTTGTGACATTGATAGTCTCGATGTACTAAGGCGTATCGTTGACGTTTTAAGCAACAAGCATTATGACTTCGTCAACTTGAGTATAGGACCTAGAAATCCTATTGATGATGATGAAGTTCACTCATGGACTTCTGCTTTAGAGCCTTATCTTGAAACCGGAAAAACACTTATGTCGGTGGCTGTCGGTAATGATGGGAATCTCAGAAACGAAATGGCAAGGATTCAATCTCCAGCAGACATGGTAAATGCCATTTCTGTCGGTTCGACGTCAAGTGATAATGATGACTTTTGGAATTTGGCAGATTATAGCAGTATTGGTCCAGGAAGGAGCCCGGGGCTTGTAAAGCCTGATGTTGTGGCTTTTGGAGGAAGTAACTCAGAGCCGATGGATATATACTCACCACTTACCAACTGTGTTTACCCAAATATGGGTACTAGCTATGCAGCTCCTTCTGTTCTTAGACAAGCTATTGCTATAAAGGCTTCGATAGAGAAAGATATTAGTCCATTGGTGAGTAAGGCATTATTGATTCACAGGGCTGACGTTAATAATCATAAATGGCAACACGTTGGGTGGGGGAAAATTAGGTCAAACATAGATGATATTCTATACACACAGGATAACGAAGCTACGATTATCTATGAGCGAGAGTTGCTCTCAAGCAACTACATAAAAGCGCTAGTTCCTTTGCCGGAGGCTGGGGATATAAAGGGTAAAGTGTATATCAAGGCAACTCTTTGCTACGCAACCAAAACAGATCCACAACACCCTTACAATTACACTCGAAGCGGTGTAGGTGTCATTTTTAGGCCTGTCGGGGGGGTTAAAGACACGATTCCTTTCTTTAGTGAAAGTACCCTTCATCCAAAGAATGAACAAGACCTCAGAAAGGATGGCCACAAATGGGAAAATACACTATCTAACGAAGTTTCGTTTGAACTAGAAGAGCTGCAAAATCCAAGCTTTGAAATAAATCATCAGGAAAGAGAGCAAGGAGCTCCTTCAAAAGGTCATTCATTACCTTTTGTTCTGATTATTACTGTGAGAGCTGAAAATACACCACAGCTTTATGATCATATAGTTCGTAAGTATCAGGTACTTAAGCCGCTAAGAACAAGAACGCAAGTGTCTATTCCATTGCGTTAA
- a CDS encoding TnsD family Tn7-like transposition protein: MFDLPIPYRDELIYSVIARYGVYSLELSPKQLLYNLLGSKTFVAAVALQGHLQLLASHYQGNAKLTAEKLLRQYTLYPLYAPFVHPEIAQRVKNDLLSGNGCSAELQLGKAASVVKSPVYLKYCPRCLAMQLDKYKEWYWHRLWQAPGVVSCPVHGSLMQSAVHVHSLHKHVFSALNPSVLPAAVAEQLPAKFQRLAGYTQVLLDAPEVDIYPEQWSAFYRALATRLGLNHGKHIDHTGVSHIVHKYWGALGLSRLGLSIDDGVDSNWLKTLFRKHRKAFSYLQHLLVLQAFFDEHLDIAGLLTDISQIYYGQEPGNQPAVAPHIVELAKRQKWQHAVARFGVKGARQSGFADLYIWLYRHDKSWLMAFNQAHTQQGIKRMPKVDWYQRDLAYVKRLIRLRNTLELSLEVPRLTKNWYFLHVNIPLSQIKQLERLPLCKLFFNKYCETIEEYQCRRIAVACINCVRHHHDYRSWRIQRLARLSKERIRPITAELLGCVVTNEANEQIQKSTR; the protein is encoded by the coding sequence GTGTTTGATTTACCCATCCCGTATCGCGATGAGCTGATTTACAGTGTTATCGCTCGGTATGGTGTATATAGCTTAGAGCTTTCACCTAAACAACTGCTCTACAATCTGCTTGGCAGCAAGACGTTTGTTGCTGCTGTGGCATTGCAGGGCCATTTGCAATTGCTTGCTTCCCACTACCAGGGAAATGCAAAACTAACGGCCGAAAAGCTGTTGAGGCAATACACATTGTACCCGCTGTATGCCCCCTTTGTTCATCCAGAAATTGCTCAGCGAGTGAAAAATGACTTGCTCTCTGGTAACGGTTGCTCCGCAGAGTTGCAGCTTGGGAAAGCCGCCTCGGTTGTAAAAAGCCCTGTGTATTTAAAGTACTGTCCGCGTTGCCTGGCAATGCAGCTCGATAAATATAAAGAGTGGTACTGGCATCGTCTCTGGCAGGCTCCCGGGGTTGTGAGTTGTCCAGTACACGGAAGCTTAATGCAGAGTGCTGTACATGTTCACTCTCTTCATAAGCATGTGTTTTCTGCTCTCAATCCGAGTGTGCTCCCTGCTGCTGTGGCCGAGCAGTTGCCTGCTAAATTTCAAAGACTGGCGGGATACACACAGGTTCTGTTAGATGCGCCTGAGGTTGATATTTATCCAGAGCAGTGGAGTGCATTCTACCGAGCGCTGGCGACGCGTCTTGGTTTAAATCATGGTAAACATATTGACCATACAGGGGTCAGTCATATCGTGCATAAATACTGGGGTGCTCTTGGCTTGAGCAGGCTTGGGCTGAGCATTGATGATGGCGTTGATTCAAACTGGCTCAAGACATTATTTAGAAAGCACAGGAAAGCATTTAGTTATTTGCAGCACTTGCTGGTTTTGCAGGCATTTTTTGATGAGCACCTGGACATTGCTGGTTTACTGACTGATATCTCACAAATATATTATGGCCAGGAACCAGGCAATCAACCTGCGGTAGCACCTCACATCGTTGAGCTTGCCAAACGGCAAAAATGGCAGCATGCAGTAGCCAGATTCGGTGTTAAGGGGGCCAGACAAAGTGGCTTTGCAGATCTGTATATATGGTTGTATCGACATGATAAATCCTGGCTTATGGCGTTTAATCAAGCGCACACGCAACAAGGCATTAAGCGTATGCCGAAAGTAGATTGGTACCAGCGTGATCTGGCATACGTAAAGCGACTTATCAGGCTGCGAAATACGCTGGAACTTAGTCTGGAAGTCCCAAGGTTGACAAAAAACTGGTACTTTTTGCATGTAAATATTCCATTGTCCCAGATCAAACAATTAGAAAGGTTGCCTTTGTGTAAATTGTTTTTTAATAAATACTGTGAAACTATAGAGGAGTACCAATGCCGTCGTATCGCTGTGGCATGTATTAATTGTGTTCGACATCACCATGACTATAGAAGTTGGCGCATTCAGCGTTTAGCACGGCTCAGTAAGGAGAGGATCCGCCCCATCACGGCGGAGTTATTGGGATGTGTTGTAACGAATGAAGCAAACGAGCAGATTCAAAAATCTACCAGATAA
- a CDS encoding AAA family ATPase, which yields MTLPPNIFRAMYQKSEIERYKGNPFIEALPRVSKIEELKTKLEGKVKYNPAAGYLDARQRAHELCGLLDDFFQPLSMHVALEEKIALMIRGGYVARNIATGQLQQHLQNGYERLMTGDISSFRFAEAPSTARCLSLIGCSGCGKSSSVLRILATYPQAIYHEQYNTYQLTYLRIECPVDGSLKSLCLNFFKEVDKHLNTDLTERYGYKRHSTEVLLSFMGQVANQYAIGVLVIDEIQRLGRKQKEGQERMLEFFVALVNIIGVPVILVGTPKARPIFELELQSARRSTGIGSMVWEPLPQHKNRIDKTTGKPKPTEWRLLTDKLWQYQWLIHRDEPLTEEIRNTWFELSQGVLDIVVKLFVLAQLRAIITGVERLSSKLLMKVYESELQPIHPMIEALKSGKVRSIAKYSDLKYKEIDKRLLELSKQISEVAATKSDTLPFASDSEAMRLYNLLLGMGCESELLVPLVQRAIEDYPNLQVRGLIPLVLEWYEQTPIEVEEPKEKPALIKLKDWHTLPGDDLRFGYSQHKKQSGELYQYYKHQGKIFDIESWLKQSV from the coding sequence ATGACTTTACCACCCAACATCTTCCGCGCGATGTATCAGAAGTCTGAGATTGAGCGCTACAAAGGCAATCCGTTTATCGAAGCGTTGCCAAGAGTGAGCAAAATAGAAGAGCTAAAAACTAAACTGGAGGGTAAGGTAAAATACAATCCCGCAGCCGGTTATTTAGATGCAAGGCAGCGTGCTCATGAATTATGTGGCTTGCTTGATGACTTCTTTCAGCCGCTTTCGATGCATGTGGCGTTAGAAGAAAAAATAGCGCTGATGATCCGTGGTGGCTATGTTGCCAGAAACATCGCTACTGGCCAGTTACAACAACACTTGCAAAATGGCTACGAGCGGCTGATGACGGGAGACATTAGTAGCTTTCGTTTTGCCGAAGCGCCCTCAACGGCACGTTGTTTATCACTTATTGGTTGCTCTGGATGTGGTAAAAGCTCCAGTGTGCTACGAATACTGGCCACCTACCCGCAAGCGATCTATCACGAACAATATAACACTTACCAACTCACCTATTTGCGTATTGAATGCCCTGTGGATGGGTCATTAAAAAGTCTCTGCTTAAACTTCTTTAAAGAGGTAGATAAACATCTCAATACTGATCTCACTGAGAGATACGGTTACAAACGCCATAGTACTGAGGTGCTGTTGTCATTTATGGGGCAAGTCGCGAATCAATATGCTATTGGCGTGTTAGTTATTGATGAAATTCAGCGTTTAGGCCGTAAGCAAAAAGAAGGGCAAGAACGAATGCTCGAGTTCTTTGTGGCCTTGGTGAATATTATTGGTGTGCCGGTGATTTTAGTTGGCACTCCCAAAGCAAGGCCCATATTTGAACTTGAGTTGCAATCTGCAAGGCGTAGTACTGGGATTGGCTCTATGGTGTGGGAACCCCTGCCACAGCATAAAAATAGAATCGATAAAACAACGGGTAAGCCAAAGCCCACCGAGTGGCGACTGTTGACCGATAAGCTTTGGCAGTATCAGTGGCTGATCCATCGCGATGAGCCGCTCACTGAAGAGATCCGCAACACCTGGTTTGAGCTGTCTCAAGGTGTGCTGGATATCGTGGTTAAGTTATTTGTACTTGCGCAGCTTCGTGCAATTATCACTGGAGTTGAACGGTTATCTTCAAAGTTACTTATGAAGGTGTACGAGTCTGAACTACAGCCTATTCATCCGATGATTGAAGCACTTAAATCGGGAAAAGTCAGGAGTATCGCCAAATATTCAGATTTGAAATACAAAGAGATTGATAAGCGATTGCTAGAATTGAGCAAACAGATCTCTGAAGTTGCCGCTACTAAGTCAGACACATTACCTTTTGCCAGCGACTCAGAGGCCATGCGGCTTTATAACCTTTTGCTAGGCATGGGATGTGAATCTGAGTTATTGGTCCCGTTAGTGCAAAGAGCCATTGAAGATTATCCAAACCTTCAGGTAAGAGGGCTTATTCCACTCGTTCTAGAATGGTATGAGCAAACGCCAATCGAAGTGGAAGAACCCAAAGAGAAGCCAGCACTCATCAAGCTCAAGGACTGGCATACATTGCCTGGTGACGACTTACGGTTTGGTTATTCCCAACACAAAAAGCAATCCGGCGAGCTTTATCAGTATTACAAGCATCAGGGAAAGATATTCGATATAGAATCGTGGCTTAAACAGAGCGTGTAA
- a CDS encoding glycine zipper domain-containing protein, with amino-acid sequence MSDDKEKESRSEEENTRTTGAAMGGAIFGASVGGPFGALLGGIVGAFLGEAANDSKKKKDKKSG; translated from the coding sequence TTGAGCGACGACAAGGAAAAAGAAAGCAGATCGGAAGAAGAGAATACTCGTACTACCGGCGCGGCTATGGGAGGTGCAATTTTTGGAGCCTCAGTTGGGGGCCCTTTTGGCGCACTCTTAGGAGGGATAGTAGGAGCGTTTTTAGGTGAGGCTGCTAACGATTCTAAAAAGAAGAAGGATAAGAAAAGTGGATAA
- a CDS encoding Tn7-like element transposition protein TnsE, with translation MKQTSRFKNLPDNARIQGFGNVFKYHDRKTWSIGVQFNNSHRKSLKFSQLPYLSRQVVLNQTSTATPPGFSVEITLPERDLWERGTVEECGLVKFRHSNEQSQNCFVFRSEGKTIYLPQLELARALFFTNNYLANAALIHNALDFEFDVDYDPELEGDFQPDVMINALPTSLCPKILFDNDEFRHQIAWMLLDDDVKHSFQSIYAYLLDESVITEKYQQWKFRFDPPQLEGVSIAARGWQSPDEKTWFINRIEAIDGLYFPDITDIGYAHPNFIENKRGSGKGKGGTYPQLPTQREIDEDSDGSEDNESALIFCDATQRTYNRVPHTRKVYTKARNGSGGKEDEEKPSTLPPEVSTDDPSSRGDKPRAAIDGLDDQTDNDALSHNKFDGFFKMLEILEKEHGVKQNKHIVRKLPAVGRSESHLMVDGSPRCMAIVRIEYQSEGYFLLEVDTSDDKASLATKVISARALALKGQLRDFIAEIGRGLLSKQFRWPNKYFDELVGAGNHKSISHQKSKNEGKLSDEDVWRWAERFSKMLE, from the coding sequence ATGAAGCAAACGAGCAGATTCAAAAATCTACCAGATAACGCCAGGATCCAGGGGTTCGGCAACGTTTTCAAGTACCACGATCGTAAGACATGGAGCATTGGAGTTCAGTTTAATAACTCCCATCGCAAATCCCTTAAGTTTAGCCAGCTACCATATTTAAGCCGCCAGGTTGTACTCAACCAAACTTCCACGGCAACACCGCCTGGCTTTTCAGTCGAAATTACATTGCCCGAACGTGATCTTTGGGAGAGGGGAACAGTTGAAGAGTGTGGTTTAGTTAAGTTCAGGCACAGCAATGAACAATCTCAAAATTGTTTTGTGTTCAGGTCCGAGGGTAAAACAATTTACCTTCCTCAGCTTGAACTGGCCAGAGCACTGTTCTTTACCAATAACTATTTGGCAAATGCGGCTCTGATCCATAACGCACTCGACTTTGAATTTGACGTTGACTACGACCCTGAGCTCGAAGGTGACTTTCAGCCTGATGTGATGATCAATGCCTTACCAACATCACTGTGCCCGAAAATCTTGTTCGACAATGATGAGTTCAGGCATCAGATAGCCTGGATGCTGCTCGACGACGATGTAAAGCATTCTTTTCAGAGCATCTATGCATATCTCCTGGATGAGAGCGTAATAACAGAAAAGTATCAACAGTGGAAATTCCGGTTTGATCCGCCTCAACTTGAAGGGGTAAGCATTGCGGCCAGAGGTTGGCAGTCGCCAGATGAAAAAACCTGGTTTATTAACCGTATAGAAGCCATCGATGGTTTGTACTTTCCAGATATTACTGACATTGGCTATGCACACCCAAACTTTATTGAGAACAAGAGAGGTTCTGGTAAGGGGAAAGGTGGCACCTATCCGCAGTTACCGACACAGAGAGAAATAGATGAAGACAGTGACGGTAGCGAAGATAACGAGTCTGCGTTGATATTTTGTGATGCAACGCAGCGCACATACAACAGAGTACCACACACTCGTAAAGTCTACACAAAAGCTCGTAATGGCTCAGGCGGTAAGGAAGACGAGGAAAAACCCAGTACCTTACCACCCGAAGTAAGCACCGATGACCCAAGCTCACGAGGTGATAAGCCTCGAGCTGCCATTGATGGGTTAGATGATCAAACTGATAACGACGCTTTGAGTCACAATAAATTCGATGGCTTCTTCAAAATGCTGGAGATATTAGAGAAAGAACATGGTGTTAAGCAAAATAAGCACATTGTTCGTAAGCTACCAGCAGTGGGGCGCAGTGAGAGTCACCTTATGGTAGATGGTTCGCCTAGATGTATGGCTATTGTACGGATTGAATATCAAAGCGAAGGCTATTTCTTATTAGAGGTGGATACCTCAGATGACAAAGCTTCACTAGCCACCAAAGTCATTTCAGCGCGAGCATTAGCGCTAAAAGGACAGTTACGAGACTTTATAGCTGAGATAGGAAGAGGATTACTCAGCAAACAGTTCCGTTGGCCAAATAAGTACTTTGATGAACTGGTTGGCGCGGGTAACCACAAGAGCATTTCGCATCAGAAATCTAAAAATGAAGGAAAACTGAGTGATGAAGATGTGTGGAGGTGGGCTGAGCGTTTTTCCAAGATGTTAGAGTAA
- a CDS encoding STAS-like domain-containing protein translates to MKPLKKINVVEDFYPRPKWRYRREGEGSGEQFRDEHLKKAFDEYEVIEVDLTGYNRYGPSFISEAFGGLIRNLKLDIATLEKRLIIKHDLLPSVVEMCWAELKEAAEE, encoded by the coding sequence ATGAAACCGTTAAAAAAAATTAATGTTGTGGAAGACTTTTACCCTAGGCCAAAATGGAGGTACAGAAGAGAAGGTGAAGGAAGCGGGGAGCAGTTTCGAGACGAACACCTAAAAAAAGCTTTTGATGAATATGAAGTAATTGAAGTTGATTTAACAGGCTATAACAGATATGGGCCCTCTTTTATTTCTGAAGCTTTTGGAGGGTTGATCCGTAATTTAAAATTAGACATAGCAACTCTCGAAAAACGTTTAATTATAAAACATGATTTACTCCCGAGTGTTGTCGAGATGTGCTGGGCCGAACTGAAAGAAGCGGCAGAGGAATAA